AACAAAGGCTGAGGTCAAAGAGATGATAGGGATAGTAGATAAGTAATAGAAAAGAAAGAGCAAAGAGAATTTGTTTTAAGGGAAACATAACACTTGCTTTCAAGGTAAATTGTTTTACTCTCCTGAGTAAAAGCGGTTTTATCTATCGCTGGAAAATTCTGCCCTAGGGTGACTTTATGtgcattttataaatattctgaTGGTActgtgagtatttttttaataagcaagTTGGCGCAAAACAATCATCTCTCACAAAACGAGCGTGAACTCAAAAATTAACAAATCCTGCTCATCATCACtcaatttactataaaaatttgGCGTTGCATGAGTACTGTCTAgtatcgtaaaaaaaatataccgtaTACAATTTCTAGTCTAAAGCACAAGCGCAAACTTGTTAGTGCGAATTcgcttttaataatattcaaaagtaGATATTAAGTTCTTTACTTACTTGAATTCCCAAACACAGTCAAATTTTTGCTGAACGCGAAAGACTCGCTAAGGACCATAAAACTACAGTAAAATCAAACGAATGTcacaaagttaattaattaaaacattaataatcaaagtaatgaagtaataaattacaaGGATATCATTTTTCGATGATTTCTCGATTGTTTGATAAATTCACTTTCTTTCAGTTCagaatttcaaaaaatatatttatttttgacagtATTTTGACATTGCCAAATGCTGTTCCGTTACAtgcagttttattgtttgttgtagtacaattattacaagtaattaaacaataaaacgttttctgattacattttgaaaaatcATGAGGGCTTTGAGGTTTAAATACTTCGTtgataattgttaaaataattataaccgTAGTACGTCAACTTTAGGTTTCGGGAGAGTctattttattgtcaaaatatggTAGGGCtagaaaaattaaacaatattttagaaattagttTGAATTAATGAGGAGAATTAGGAAAGTAGGAGATCAACGGCTGATTTTCTATTATGCAATCCATTGAAATGTTGCGTTATTTAGGTACGGGATAAGGGGTCGATAAATAGCAACTTAGGTTCAGGTTTTTGCCCCCCGCGGACAAAAAAAGTAGTTTAGATGAAAGTTACAACAGaaggttttatttgtatttattaggaCTGTATTAAATCTGAACTTAGTATTCACATGATCACATCTGTTTATTCTACATAAATGGTAAAATATCGACACTTATGATTGTCAAAGTTACAACCTATAGAAATCAAAGTGAACCaccgaaaaatatatttgtatctcTAATCTAGAAAATACGTTTCTTAGACTGCACAcaattgggtacttgactaccagtcaaatcagctacttaTGCAAGTAATAATACAATCAATCACATCTGTTATGAGGCGAATGgcaaactcactttaaaaaattaaactttatttattacacttagaaataatacatgagttatgaattaacactgatttacgactaagatttggaattgatttagaactgactatgtttagaactaactatgaactgactgttcgtacatcgaggacgagcttatatactaatacaatatgtgaaacgtaaacttattagctaatggttttagggctaaagtaaatatgataagcgagtcctgagaaaagacaataacaaagtgattagtaattatagtaaacaggatacattaagatgatgattattaaatacaagataacataatgattatatgttttgatttagatgatgttaaaatatgaggactttatagttatatactaggttacaaggatttatgtattaatatgtcttatgtaatactacaatgtatgacttatatgctattataacaCCTCCCTTATTTCTGAGTATGAAACAAGATCAATTGAGACACGTTCAAATGGTTCAGTGGATTGGGAGGTAATAACCATGGGAGCTTGAAAATTCTTTCTCTGAATTTTATTCCGTTGACAGGTGAGACAAGAGTcgatataatttttgatatcattGGTCATTCCTTTCCAATAATATTCTTCAAGaatcttttttgttgtttcagaaaTACCACGGTGTCCTGAAAGTGGTTCATCGTGgaatgttttaagaattttcggaatttcttctggtttaggatattttactttgttttcgcaaatgataatttcgcaattataatattggccTAGGTATGCTGAAATACGCAGTtgctcattatttaataatttacaagttgTAAGTATCATACTTAAGATCGGGAATATAAAGAGTATCTATATTATGGTGTTGTAGACAGGACAAAAGTGCTTTGAAGTAACTTTCACTGTCCCAAGGATCGAAATGGTTGGGTcttgtataacataaataaaaattttgcttttcactAGAAATAATGTGATCTACACTATAGAGTGATTTTGGTTTAATTTGCGGTAGTCTATCACCACACGCCATTTTCGTTTTCCTGAAGCGTCTAGTTTTTTAGGTACTACCCAAATGGGGCTGCTCCAAGGCGATGTGCTAGGTTGAATTATGTTTTGGTCTAGCATTTTTTGAACCTGAGATTTGACTTCTTGCTGATGTACGTAAGGAAACCGATAAGTTTTAGTGTTGATAGGAACATCTGAGGTAGTTggaattgtatgttttgtatgacTTGTGAATGTAAGAGGCTCatcttctatataaaatatatctgagAAGTTGTTGATGATTTTATCCAATGACTGTttctcttcgttatttaaatgatcttgtcgaattaattgttttaccttTAACCTCTTATCATGGacgttgtatttaatatttgttgagttaattgtatgaatattctgAGATAAGTCAATAGTTTGAAAACTCGTTGCTTTAATTAtaggaatatttattaatttgtctttgtCACTAGTGTTTACGCATGTAattagaaatttgttatttttgactgTCACTAGTGCGTTTGGAATAGTTAtgtctttgttaattatttgtttgtctatgATTGCGGGACCATTCTGTACATCATTAGTGAGACATGTGATTACTGTTTCGGCCCTTGACCCTATTAACTGGTTTGTATCTGAGGATCCCTTTGTGATTTCACctatattgaacaatttatagGAACGGTCTCGTACACGCATTGTTTTAGATTGAACAtgaatactaacattaaatttagtcataaaatcaTTACCAAGAATTCCGTCAACTTCTATGTTAAGATTAGCTACATGAAATTTAAACTTAGAGAAATTGTCTAGAGCAATTTGTGCTGTGCCAAAGCTTTGTATTGAAGAATCTTTTCCAGATATACCAACTATAGATACGATGTCCGATACATCTAGAGGTGCGTTACCAATCTTTTCCTTTTTGAGGACAGAAATGGCTGCGCCGGTATCTATTAGCATAGTAACTGGGTTGCCTTCAATATGGAATTTGCAGTGTAGAAGATTTTCAGGAGGTACGTTTAAAGAAGATATTCTGATGGATTTCGTGATCTTTGATTTTGTTGAGTTCAGACGAgatttagaattagatttagtatatgatttagaattagatttaGTGTCAGATTTAGTATCAGATTTagtattagatttaatattagatttagtTTCAGATTGAGTGTCAGATTTAGTACAAGATTTAGGATTAGATTTTTGCTTAATACTAGAGCTAGAGTTATTAAATGATATAggattagatttaattattgtttggatTTCAGCCTGAATACATGCATCGCGAAGTTGTGTCCGATACACTGGTAGACTTGGCGATGTTTGAGAATCAGTCTGAGTAAAAGCGTCGCGAAGTTGTGTCCGATACACTGATAGACTTTGCGAAACTTGCGTGTTTTTTATGTGTCCCCGATGGACTGGTctagaaatttgttttgttatagctGGAGATCCTCCAGCGGGACTTGATTTTGGATCATTTTTGTCTGGACATAATATTGAGAAGCGGTTTCCTCGGACATGTCCAGATCCGGGGCCGCTTTGgagtttaaattatgaattttaggcTTAGGAGCTGGAAGCGCACGTTGGTTTACCTGATTCGactgtagatttttataattgttaaattgcctttttcggcactctgaaattaaatgacctggttttttacagtaattgcaagttttactggtatttatatgattatgaTTTGTTGGTGGAGTTGGGTTTGTTAACCGAAACATTTGCTGTCGAGCACGATTCATTGCACATATTTTCTCCTCTTGTATAGCGAAACGGCCTGCTTCAGAAAGAGTTGTAAAGCCTTTGGTTCGCAACATTACTCCTATCTCTGCGCTTATACCGTTAACGAAGACGCTTAAAGCTGTTTCTTCGGTAACCGCTAATCTACCGTAAAGAGTACTGTCAGTGATTTCTGTGCTTAACTTTTCGACTATTTTACTCCTGCATAGATCTACTCTATTAAAATACTGGGTTATAGATTCATTTGGTTTTTGAAACATAGATTGAAGTTCTAAATTAAGATGCGATATGGTTTTTACGTTTGAAAATTGGCTAATAAGAGAAGATTTCAATGCTGCCCAGTTATTATATTGTCTGCAATGGATATTTGATGCTCCTACACCAGTAATGTTATTCAGGACGTACACTAATAGAATTTGCTTTTGATCCTCTGTGGCTAAATTAAAAGCTGAATCGCAGGATCTGACGAATCCGTAGATCTGGTCAGGTACATTTGTTTCGAATTTGGGAATTAGTTTGAGGAGAGTCGCTATATCTAGAGAAGTTGAAGTTTCGCTTTTGATCgacattttgtaaaaagaattttggtaaatatacgaataataaaaaggttaaaacAACTTGGATAAGATTTAGGAACTAGGAGTTAGATTTAAGGATTTCAGGCAAGGAAATAGAGCATATGAGTTTGGCCACTTACCACAGTAACATCAATATGTTCAGGAGCTGCATGTTCGGCGAAAACTGTTAAAAGCCGTCGGCTACCACACGATGACTGGGCGATGCTGTCCCTACGTGCGTTTCGTCTTCACAATTGCAGtatcctaccgactgcgccaaatttgttatgaggcgaatggcaaactcactttaaaaaataaaactttatttattacacttagaaataatacatgagttatgaattaacactgatttacgactaagatttggaattgatttagaactgactatgtttagaactaactatgaactgactgttcgtacatcgaggacgagcttatatactaatacaacATGTGAAACGTAAACTTATTAGCTAATGGTTTTagggctaaagtaaatatgataagcgagtcctgagaaaagacaataacaaagtgattagtaattatagtaaacaggatacattaagatgatgattattaaatacaagataacataatgattatatgttttgatttagatgatgttaaaatatgaggactttatagttatatactaggttacaaggatttatgtattaatatgtcttatgtaatactacaatgtatgacttatatgctattataacaCATCAAATCATTTACCTAtctttttaagataaaataagacacatatacctacctattattatGATGGGTACCTAGTCAAAGTTACTATATTTTGCGTGAAAATACAAAATGCGAAGGGACGCGAATTCGTAACGCAACAACCTACGACGCGCGTCGCTGCTATTTGGTATAAGGTATCCCTCTTTCAGACACCTAAAACTACTTACACCGATAAGAAGAGTTCTATCATAATCGTTTTTCTCTCACCGATgcaattcctgaaggtcgtccaaggtcacctctttcagaaaactaaaattattccTTACTTTCTATTATAGCAGCAGCGCTGTAAGAGAAATACTTCTTTCTAAACGTTAGgtaagcaatattttattcagaccGTACATATGATAACACGCTTTAACCTGAATAAAACCACCCAAGGGAAACAAGGCTGAAGCTCTGGCGTGAAAGGCATCCACCTCCATCTGACTTTATGCAGCCAGCCGAGCACCTTCCACCTGGACACGACCGGCAATGGCCAGTCTGGAAGTCCGTTAACCGATTGCGAGCTCAGACGGGCCGCTGTCGGGATACTATGCGCAAGTGGGGTTTAACAAATCAAGGTGGCTGTGATTGTAGTGCCCCATCACAAACCATGGCACATCTGCTCCAGTGCCCTCTATGTTCCACAACCTGCACAATTGAGGACCTTAACTTAGCGACGGATAAAGCAGTTGAGGTTGCCAGGTTCTGGTCAACAATTGTTTAGGTAATACCACGGTGAATCGTTGATACGACAGAAGAAGAAGacctttataaaatgtttgtagttGAAATGAGCGTTTAACGCTTGTCAAGGGAACGGGCTCTTAGGCGTTTTCCTTAAATTGTtaaacctaattattttttatcgcaATAATGTCCGAAGCGAATTTGTACGCCAGTTTATGCGACATGTTTTCACGCAGTTTATGATTCAAAGGCCCATGGCAATTTTGTTAGTCCAcgctatagtccaacaacttagtagagagccttgggtACAAGTTACGCGTCTAACGGAGGTAGGTATACAAAATACAGGATTTAGAACCTCAGTGGCCCGCAAGTTTTTACAGCTGATGGTGGCCTATCTGATAGAgctaattttgtttgaaaatactCATAGAGATAAACTATAATCTAGAATTCTATAAATCGTGCTTGATCGGCTCTCTACCTCTAGTTGTCCGACTATAATtaccacacaaaaaaaatattataattaatcaaaatcaaatcatttattcatttaggtcaaatattgacacttatgatagtcgttacaattactgaatctaccactagctcggaaagggggttgagccattataatataactacgactatttcaaatgctttgtatgaagtttacgaaataaaggatattttgaatttgaattaccTACTTACACATAACATTTCAAAGTACCTCAAtcgttttttacaaaaacaaacattcacaTACTTTTTTCGGGCCTTCAAGGCCTACTTggcaaataaaattactctaGACTTTAAATCACACTTTCAAGACCCAATCGACTTTCAACTCGAGAGCCGATTGACAATAGACTagtgtttacaatatttctgaaaataagtaattctaagaatacatttatataaaatgacacaatttattgtttcattttacaatttcattctATATCTATTCAGCCCACATCTACCCTTTGTTGAGTATAGTAATTCACAGTTtcgttacaataataaatttaatctaaTGATTATACTTATGATATGTTAAAACACTAGCTTATTTATAAAGAAGTGTACATTATAAGAGGATgtcagtgttttgtttcttttacacCTTAGCGAATTAGAGAGAAAAAGATAcagtattttaacaaaacaaggTTTGTATAAGGGGGGGGTTTGTCTATGAATAAGGGGGTCACAGACCACAGTTCTATGAGACTTACACAAAGGAGACTACTGTGCTTGAATGTGCATAATTTAAGTAAGATAAGATTGTAGACACTACTGTTGCATGGCAATTTTACCaataagtatttgttattttatggcATGGTGAACAATTTGAGGCATTGTCGTCAAATAATACACCTTTAGAGCGCCTATCATAAAGCCATCTTGTGCCCTCAAGATCAGAACCACTCCCAATAGGcccagaaccaataattggagttggccagtttaaaaatcttttaaaaaagactattTCTTAAAcctttttgaacaaaatatttacgcGGCATAATGGTAGCTAAGTCCgaaagttttgtttaactacTGTACCTACTAtcgggatatttttttgtgccaAATTTAAGTTTCAGTCTGCagtaataacaatttcaacacTATATACCAGCAAAATTACATAAACTGGGCATTTTATATTAACCTTTTACGAATACAAGTCtcataatttttcgttaacccagcgtgtccgccacgccgctactattgcgtcgggaggtggGTTTTTTGCGATCCAGAAATAATTGTTGTTGTTTCAAATCTGATAGTATTTTGTGACCGTTTTTTGAATGTTTGAAAAGTCCCCGTGactaataataaaaccatttcGTTTGGGCTGGGCCTGGGATCATGGGCATTCTCTTTTCTCCGGCAAATCCATAAAATtgcatataataaatatctttaaatgacatccatgaaaattattttagttatttagtacacatacaaaattacacGGGTGCCAATCATAGCTATCCTAAGATTAGCacgttttatgaaaatatttaatttacatactctacgaaattaacaaaaatagaaaaaatataatatacctatatcaACAATATCACTctgataaatagaaaatatatctacttaacattaaagaaataataattcaatctactttaaagtttttacataaataaaagcttctaattaaaaaaaatacggtaATCAATGTAATCTTTGGGCATTGAccttattaaacaaaaaaataaaatcaaagtgaATGTGTCGATAGTGACACCACTTGAATTTGACGTCCATTAGGGTTCTCAGATGTCAAATTCTTAAGTGATGAGTGATAAATTGTTTGCATTTTTCTAAACAGCACTTCGTATTTACAGACGTATTACAGAATAGGCACATAACAATAAtcttattttgttaaaacgtttataaaataaagagattctgaactataaaatatagttttcataCGCACCTATGCCATGGACAGTCAGTGCGGACGGGCTGCGTTCATCAGCCATAGTTTTGTGCCTTTGCTGTCTTTCGCTGGACATAATATTCGTACTACCTAAGTATCTAATTCTGTTGATATTAACAGAACTAAAATAGGCCTCAAAACGGGGCCTGTGTAAATAACCGTATAAGCTCCAATATTATGCCATAAATACGAGTTTATACGATAATTTCTGTACGAATCAATGGCGAAACAGTTTATGTAACGCCATATAATGCAGTTTTTATTTACGCTGAATGAGCTCAcaatgtataattaataatacatttttataagtcaCAGTTTCTAGTCTTTTATGCAAAGTCTTCAATACTAAGACACTATTTTCTCCAATTAATCAATTTTCGTCGCCGTGTTCGTTTGCGTTGGTCGTCGTGTTACACAAGGAAGTCACCCTCAACCTTGAGGAGCGTCACCATTACTCCCATTAACCTGTTCTAatcgtttcttttttattacttcatctCGCTTTTTCAATATAACATCGAGATCGGTCCACATGTTCGTATTTTGGCTTTCTCTAGCTTTACTCCGCTCCATAAATTTCTTGCCCAAGTCCGCGGCGTACTCCGACGGCTTGTACTGAACGTTTGAGTTCACCTCTTTCGGTTCAGGCTCCACGACAGGTGACTTTGCAACAGGTGGCTCCTTCCTCTTAAATTCTATAGGTCCTAAGAAAATAGTTGGGGCCTTTTTTGGTACAGGTTCCCCTAACCAATTATTGACtttttcaatagattttttcaCAACTGGGTCTAGTATGGGTTTAGGGCTTGCTTTGCTTTTTTGTGAGCTCAATGCAGGCTCCGATTTGACCTCAGTGCTTGAGCAAGACGGAGAGGGTGAGTGACCGATAGATGGGTCACTTTTGTGTTCGGACGGAAGAGCGATATTTCGCACACGTTGTTGAGTAGTCGACGGCGACTGTACTTTTTCCAATTCTTTCGTGGAAGTTTGTGTCTCGTCGCTTTTGTTATTTTGCTCATAAAAATCAGGCGTCATTAATTTTACAGGTTGTGTTGCTTTCTGAGTGTTATTCGTCGCGTATAGGCGTAATAGCGATGCGATTGCCACATTTTTCTGTTTCTGATCTTCGAACGAGTCGGACTTGGAGGCTATACTTATTTTGTCCTTTAGCTTATTGGCTAATTCATTAACATTCGCGTC
Above is a genomic segment from Anticarsia gemmatalis isolate Benzon Research Colony breed Stoneville strain chromosome 8, ilAntGemm2 primary, whole genome shotgun sequence containing:
- the LOC142975139 gene encoding uncharacterized protein LOC142975139; the protein is MNSNDSWRTTEQLMKDMSMLMGRPVRKIDKSYVLEGNAPPPVMSEAEDEEMLAQFGDSIGRGFQCENAPPDLHGIREMIRLVQNGDCDDNREVTGPSNGAITISKVSKLNPHVREFVPKSASTSSRGSDVSVNGDKKTDDNKTDCNSNVVDANVNELANKLKDKISIASKSDSFEDQKQKNVAIASLLRLYATNNTQKATQPVKLMTPDFYEQNNKSDETQTSTKELEKVQSPSTTQQRVRNIALPSEHKSDPSIGHSPSPSCSSTEVKSEPALSSQKSKASPKPILDPVVKKSIEKVNNWLGEPVPKKAPTIFLGPIEFKRKEPPVAKSPVVEPEPKEVNSNVQYKPSEYAADLGKKFMERSKARESQNTNMWTDLDVILKKRDEVIKKKRLEQVNGSNGDAPQG